The following are encoded together in the Rhizophagus irregularis chromosome 21, complete sequence genome:
- a CDS encoding uncharacterized protein (MEROPS:MER0011726), with protein sequence MGNKSFQSPSRSLLLQLFIPPLIIFLMYQYIYSGPFYPLSCQLFSLNCPKASDTLTGFVDPEFSEIKNIFKKNIESGSEIGASVTIYYNDKIIADLSGGIADWNTGKLYDKDTLQLVFSSTKVLTSLVVAKFVEKGILDYDEKISTYWPEFAQGNKENVTLSHLMTHSAGVGWFDNYLTKIDDLSDLDSFSKILESQPHNFGGVPKRSYHACTRGYYLNEIIRRVDSNHRTIGQIVQEEIMPTYDIEFYYSTPEDIYNSRVAQIYSYPIPRLLPKLFLPKWLIMNPVHHMFHKMFDPNTPTYKTLVSSCPNQAQPKDWNAIDMLKVEGPSYSGITNSRSMAKLAAIMANNGKPLPENEGVEPILLNNDTLKKFLEEDSSESDISILEDITMSKGGIGIFRLKGIDDYEFLGWGGSGGSLFLWNVELKIGFAYCMNAFHTALLGDERSLAMLKETVNTVLRLKNIKE encoded by the coding sequence atgGGTAATAAATCCTTTCAATCCCCTTCAcgttcattattattacaattatttattcctccattaatcatttttttaatgtatcaatatatatattcggGACCATTCTATCCCTTATCATGTCAGTTATTCAGTTTAAATTGTCCAAAAGCAAGTGATACGCTCACAGGATTTGTTGATCCTGAATTTTCagagataaaaaatatttttaaaaaaaatattgaaagtgGATCAGAAATTGGAGCAAGcgttacaatttattataatgataagaTTATAGCAGATTTATCTGGTGGAATTGCAGATTGGAATACTggtaaattatatgataaagatACTTTACAATTAGTATTTAGTAGTACTAAAGTATTAACCAGTTTAGTAGTTGCTAAATTTGTTGAAAAAGGAATTCTTgattatgatgaaaaaatttctacTTATTGGCCAGAATTTGCTCaaggaaataaagaaaatgttacTTTAAGTCATTTAATGACTCATAGTGCTGGTGTTGGTTggtttgataattatttaacaaaaatagatGACCTTTCGGATTTGGATTCTTTCTCGAAAATTCTTGAATCTCAACCTCATAATTTTGGTGGTGTTCCTAAAAGATCTTATCATGCATGTACAAGAggttattatttaaatgaaattatacgTCGTGTAGATTCAAATCATCGTACTATTGGACAAATCGTACAAGAGGAAATTATGCCAACTTatgatattgaattttattattctacacctgaagatatttataattcaagAGTAGCTCAAATTTATTCTTATCCTATACCAAGACTTttacccaaattatttttacctaAATGGTTAATTATGAATCCTGTACATCATATGTTCCATAAAATGTTTGATCCAAATACTCCAACTTATAAAACTTTGGTATCTTCATGTCCTAATCAAGCACAACCAAAAGATTGGAATGCAATAGATATGCTTAAAGTTGAAGGTCCTTCTTATAGTGGTATAACAAATTCACGTAGTATGGCAAAATTAGCTGCTATAATGGCGAATAATGGTAAACCTCTTCCTGAAAATGAAGGTGTTGAACctatacttttaaataatgatactttgaaaaaatttcttgaagaGGATTCATCAGAATCTGATATTTCTATATTAGAAGATATTACCATGTCTAAGGGTGGAATTGGTATTTTCCGTCTCAAGGGTATTGatgattatgaatttttagGTTGGGGTGGTTCAGGTGgtagtttatttttatggaatgtagaattaaaaattggtttCGCTTATTGTATGAATGCTTTTCATACCGCTCTCTTAGGTGATGAAAGAAGTTTAGCTATGTTAAAAGAAACTGTTAATACTGTTTTacgtttaaaaaatattaaagagtAA
- a CDS encoding uncharacterized protein (MEROPS:MER0017242): protein MKLQIDKPTKATMSFLSDYIPSYIQFFLTTTSIVALAVTSLLYTYQCKMIYLAGLPEGSRQVVQKPSEFGMNYTDETLTTKDGVRIKAYICKLPLYARDRPTILIFHANAGNMGHRLFIAKEFYVKLEYNVVMLSYRGYGLSEGTPTEKGLRIDSQAILDFILKDEDLKNTKLIAYGQSLGGAVSIDLVSRNEDKFSGMIVENTFLSIPKLIPHVFPLIKYLAFLCHQVWPSEKAIQQIVNVPVLFLSGLNDELVPPSHMRQLYELSQTRTKHWKGFNDGTHNETVFQPSYYDTIEDFIKKEVLKE from the exons ATGAAACTTCAAATTGATAAACCTACGAAAGCAACAATGTCCTTTCTATCAGATTACATACCCAGTTACATACAGTTCTTTCTAACCACCACCTCTATAGTTGCTTTAGCGGTCAcaagtttattatatacatatcaATGCAAAATGATATACCTCGCTGGACTTCCTGAAGGATCTCGACAAGTT GTACAGAAACCCTCTGAATTTGGAATGAATTACACTGACGAGACTTTAACGACAAAAGATGGAGTTCGTATAAAAGCATACATATGTAAATTACCATTATATGCAAGAGATAGGCctactattttaatttttcat gCCAATGCTGGAAATATG GGACATAGATTATTTATAGCAAAAGAATTTTACGTAAAATTGGAGTACAACGTTGTAATGCTCTCGTATAGAGG atatGGTTTAAGTGAAGGAACTCCAACAGAAAAGGGCCTTAGGATTGACTCTCAG gcaatattagattttatattaaaagatgaggatttgaaaaatacaaaattaatagcATATGGACAATCCCTTGGAGGAGCTGTATCGATTGATTTAGTATCCAGAAATGAAGATAAGTTCAGCGGCATGATAGTAGAAAATACGTTTCTTAGTATT ccCAAATTGATACCACACGTATTTccactaataaaatatttagccTTTCTTTGTCATCAAGTTTGGCCATCTGAAAAAGCTATACAACAAATTGTTAATGTCccagtattatttttatctggGCTTAATGATGAATTAGTTCCTCCTTCACATATGCGTCAGTTATACGAATTATCTCAAACGAGAACGAAACATTGGAAAGGTTTTAATGATGGAACTCATAATGAAACTGTATTTCAACCCAGTTATTATGATACTATTGAagactttataaaaaaagaagttcttaaagaataa